From the Actinomycetota bacterium genome, one window contains:
- a CDS encoding queuosine precursor transporter: MRNKSGKINSPNEKQTRYFEIILGLFVAVLLISNIASTKITQIWKFAFDGGTIIFPLSYIFGDVLTEVYGYKKARKAIWVGFFSAFLMSLVLWLIGVLKPAEGWNLQNAYISILGQTPRIVGASLAAYFAGEFLNSFIMAKMKVFTKGRWLWARTIASTIAGQAVDTALFCLIAFAGLYSWDLLLSIIISNYIFKVGLEIIMTPATYGIVCFLKRKENIDHYDHRTDFNPFRIRG, encoded by the coding sequence ATGAGGAATAAATCAGGTAAAATAAATTCGCCGAATGAAAAGCAAACCCGGTATTTTGAAATAATACTGGGCCTGTTTGTAGCTGTGCTGCTTATTTCAAATATTGCTTCTACGAAAATAACGCAAATATGGAAGTTTGCTTTTGATGGCGGGACTATCATATTTCCTCTTTCTTATATATTCGGAGATGTTCTGACAGAGGTATACGGCTATAAAAAAGCAAGAAAAGCAATATGGGTAGGTTTTTTCAGCGCTTTTCTGATGTCCCTTGTCCTATGGCTGATAGGAGTGCTGAAACCGGCCGAGGGCTGGAATCTTCAAAATGCCTATATTTCAATACTTGGACAGACACCAAGAATAGTAGGAGCTTCTCTGGCAGCATATTTTGCCGGCGAGTTTTTAAACTCCTTTATAATGGCAAAGATGAAGGTGTTTACAAAAGGAAGATGGCTCTGGGCAAGGACGATTGCTTCAACAATAGCCGGTCAGGCAGTAGATACGGCATTGTTCTGCCTGATTGCATTTGCCGGATTATACTCATGGGATCTTTTATTATCCATAATCATTTCCAATTATATTTTCAAGGTAGGCCTTGAAATAATAATGACACCTGCAACATACGGGATAGTTTGTTTTCTGAAAAGAAAAGAAAATATCGATCACTATGATCACAGGACAGACTTTAATCCGTTTAGAATAAGAGGCTAG
- a CDS encoding DUF1287 domain-containing protein yields MKARIRKSQRRRKLRYDIIIVFFIALAALQFWTLKSFYKELKIEIPQNLFKSFINFPLSENIRGKETELADFRNKDPDDATGADSESGSDSALATTEEFSDIGETTTANETGAFELSDEQKKIVLRVMKLLEEDIEYQYQFYADTGYPDDKYWISTDVVSVVLKDCGYDLMELVYDDMSKHIDAYPMNIKGSKNPDKKTDFRVVYFQQKFFQRNALELPTEFDASDPANILQWQPGDIVYFTVDAENPGKNIAGMLSNHSSPEGVPLVIMITKDLGKITEINALAEMEVSGHYRYPYPELNQ; encoded by the coding sequence ATGAAAGCCAGAATAAGAAAATCTCAAAGAAGAAGAAAATTAAGATATGATATTATAATAGTGTTTTTTATAGCACTGGCGGCTTTGCAGTTCTGGACGCTTAAATCTTTCTATAAGGAACTTAAAATCGAAATTCCCCAGAATCTTTTCAAATCGTTTATTAATTTCCCCCTCTCCGAAAATATCCGGGGGAAAGAAACGGAACTGGCTGATTTTAGAAATAAGGATCCGGATGATGCCACAGGTGCTGATTCTGAATCAGGCTCAGACAGTGCTCTTGCAACAACTGAAGAGTTTTCAGATATTGGAGAAACTACCACAGCAAATGAAACAGGGGCATTTGAGCTAAGTGACGAACAGAAAAAAATTGTATTGAGGGTAATGAAGCTTCTTGAGGAGGATATTGAATATCAGTACCAGTTTTATGCGGATACCGGTTATCCTGATGATAAATACTGGATATCGACTGATGTTGTTTCGGTTGTTTTGAAAGATTGCGGTTATGATTTAATGGAGCTTGTATATGATGATATGAGCAAACATATAGATGCTTATCCGATGAATATCAAAGGCAGCAAAAATCCTGATAAAAAAACAGACTTCAGGGTTGTATATTTCCAGCAGAAATTCTTCCAACGCAATGCGCTTGAGCTTCCGACAGAATTTGATGCCTCGGATCCTGCAAATATCCTTCAGTGGCAGCCCGGGGATATTGTATATTTTACTGTTGATGCTGAAAATCCGGGAAAAAATATAGCAGGCATGCTTTCAAACCATAGCAGTCCGGAAGGTGTTCCTCTTGTCATAATGATAACAAAAGACCTGGGAAAAATAACCGAAATCAATGCCTTGGCTGAAATGGAAGTCAGTGGACATTACAGATATCCCTACCCTGAACTAAATCAGTAA
- the iorA gene encoding indolepyruvate ferredoxin oxidoreductase subunit alpha yields MKKEVAILTGNEAIALGALEAGVRFASAYPGTPSTEILENIAESGSIYCQWSVNEKVALEVASGASIAGKRAIVAMKHVGLNVASDPFMTLAYTGVNGGLVIISADDPGMHSSQNEQDNRYYAKMAKVPLLEPADSQECKDFLIKAFEVSEKFDIPVLLRTTTRISHSGSVVRKGKTGKQKTDRIYKKDPAKYVMIPAFARSRHRILLQKYEKLKEFSDKTDINRIIDSKDGKSSCGIGIITGGVCFQYASEAFRNYPILKLGMTNPLPFNLIRDFLSDKSLIIVVEELEPFIEEQIKACFTGCRVIGKSFFPDYGELNVEILDNLNDFISSTGIKNSPGELTLKNIEDRIKEFKEENSCLTEEKYKTEIKNSVKKTIPPRPPVLCAGCTHRPVFHILKKLKVIVMGDIGCYTLSVLPPLSSLDSCLCMGAGVGQALGVEKANEDYKNKVVSVIGDSTFFHSGITSLIDNVFNKGTGLVIILDNRATAMTGHQTNPGIGKTLMGEDTHTILPEEIAKAIGVKNIRITDPYDVRLLEKIIKEELKRKELSVIICRRECALINKTENPGKFYIDDSVCKKCGMCIRTGCPAIGFENDKYFINRTVCTGCGVCSQICPWDSIKRNNDIS; encoded by the coding sequence TTGAAAAAGGAAGTTGCAATACTTACCGGAAATGAAGCCATTGCGCTGGGTGCTCTTGAAGCCGGTGTCAGATTTGCAAGCGCTTATCCCGGAACTCCTTCAACGGAAATACTGGAAAACATTGCTGAATCAGGCAGTATTTACTGTCAGTGGTCCGTTAATGAAAAGGTTGCCCTTGAAGTTGCATCCGGCGCCAGCATTGCAGGGAAAAGGGCTATAGTTGCAATGAAGCATGTGGGGCTTAATGTTGCTTCAGACCCTTTTATGACTCTTGCATATACTGGTGTCAACGGAGGTCTGGTAATAATATCTGCAGATGATCCTGGCATGCACAGTTCCCAGAATGAGCAGGATAACAGATATTATGCAAAAATGGCAAAAGTACCTTTGCTTGAACCCGCAGACAGTCAGGAATGCAAAGATTTTCTGATTAAAGCTTTTGAAGTAAGTGAAAAATTTGACATACCGGTTTTGTTAAGGACTACAACAAGAATATCCCATTCAGGTTCAGTAGTCAGAAAAGGCAAAACGGGAAAACAAAAGACTGACAGAATTTATAAAAAAGATCCGGCAAAGTATGTTATGATTCCGGCTTTTGCCAGAAGCAGACACAGGATTCTTCTTCAAAAATATGAAAAGCTTAAAGAATTTTCAGATAAAACGGATATTAACAGAATTATAGATTCGAAAGACGGAAAGTCCTCCTGCGGAATAGGAATAATTACCGGCGGTGTCTGTTTTCAGTATGCGTCTGAAGCATTCAGGAATTATCCGATATTGAAATTAGGGATGACAAATCCTCTTCCCTTTAACCTGATAAGAGATTTTTTGAGCGACAAATCTTTGATTATAGTTGTTGAAGAGCTTGAACCCTTTATTGAGGAACAGATAAAAGCCTGTTTTACCGGCTGCAGAGTAATAGGCAAATCTTTTTTCCCTGATTATGGCGAACTCAATGTTGAGATACTTGACAATTTAAATGATTTTATTTCAAGCACAGGCATCAAAAACTCTCCCGGTGAACTTACATTAAAAAATATTGAAGACAGAATAAAAGAGTTTAAAGAAGAAAATTCCTGTTTGACAGAGGAAAAATATAAGACGGAGATTAAAAATTCGGTTAAAAAAACAATTCCTCCAAGGCCGCCGGTTCTCTGTGCAGGATGTACGCACAGACCGGTCTTTCATATTTTAAAAAAACTGAAAGTAATAGTAATGGGAGATATCGGATGCTATACTCTCTCGGTTTTACCTCCTCTTAGCAGTCTTGACAGCTGTCTGTGCATGGGAGCCGGAGTCGGGCAGGCACTTGGTGTTGAAAAAGCAAACGAGGATTATAAAAATAAAGTCGTTTCGGTAATAGGAGATTCTACTTTTTTCCATTCGGGGATTACGTCACTTATAGATAATGTATTTAACAAAGGGACGGGCCTTGTAATAATACTTGACAACAGAGCTACTGCAATGACCGGTCATCAGACAAATCCGGGCATAGGAAAAACGCTTATGGGTGAAGATACCCATACAATACTTCCTGAAGAAATAGCAAAAGCCATTGGGGTAAAAAACATACGGATAACAGATCCATATGATGTAAGACTTCTTGAAAAAATAATAAAGGAAGAATTAAAAAGGAAAGAGCTTTCTGTAATAATCTGCCGCCGGGAGTGTGCCCTGATAAACAAAACGGAAAATCCCGGGAAATTTTATATAGATGATTCCGTATGCAAAAAATGCGGAATGTGTATCAGGACAGGATGTCCGGCAATAGGATTTGAAAACGATAAATATTTTATAAACCGGACGGTCTGTACAGGCTGCGGCGTCTGCTCACAAATTTGTCCATGGGATTCAATAAAACGAAATAATGATATTAGCTGA
- a CDS encoding indolepyruvate oxidoreductase subunit beta, whose amino-acid sequence MLFAGVGGQGILLATGLMARACLFEGFDVKVSEVHGMAQRGGSVVGSIRFGKKVFSPTVDHADYIIALEEVESLRCLDNLKKESIFIYNTYRIFPSTVYGGDYSYPDNVRELLSEFTPDVFPVDAFEIARRLGKSKTMNTVLLGFFSNFLPISTDSWENAIKDIIPSAIIEINLNAFMAGRNLINNFREV is encoded by the coding sequence GTGCTGTTTGCGGGTGTTGGGGGACAGGGCATACTTCTGGCTACGGGCTTAATGGCAAGAGCCTGTCTTTTTGAAGGGTTTGATGTAAAAGTTTCAGAAGTGCACGGGATGGCCCAGAGAGGGGGAAGTGTTGTCGGAAGCATAAGGTTTGGCAAAAAAGTCTTTTCCCCTACAGTTGATCATGCAGACTATATTATTGCACTGGAAGAAGTTGAGTCTTTGAGATGCCTGGATAATCTTAAAAAAGAAAGCATATTCATATATAATACTTACAGGATTTTTCCTTCGACAGTTTATGGCGGAGATTATTCCTATCCTGACAATGTAAGAGAGCTTCTTTCAGAATTTACGCCGGATGTATTTCCGGTAGATGCATTTGAAATTGCCAGGCGGCTGGGTAAAAGCAAGACAATGAATACAGTTTTGCTTGGTTTTTTCTCAAATTTTCTTCCCATAAGCACTGATAGCTGGGAAAATGCTATAAAAGATATCATCCCTTCGGCAATTATCGAAATAAACTTAAATGCTTTTATGGCAGGCAGGAATCTTATTAATAATTTTCGGGAGGTATAA
- a CDS encoding ACT domain-containing protein encodes MPIKQLTVFLENKHGRLAEVARILKRENINLQGFSTTEARDYGILRLVVSDIEKSRASLKEAGFTTHVADAICIRVEDRPGELLNVLDALSEARINIDYVYVIAGTRIVLSAPELDRAEKLLVEKGFSICMD; translated from the coding sequence ATGCCGATAAAACAACTAACCGTTTTTTTGGAAAACAAGCATGGAAGGCTTGCTGAGGTTGCAAGAATTTTGAAAAGGGAAAATATAAATCTTCAGGGTTTTTCAACTACGGAAGCAAGAGATTATGGCATCCTGAGACTGGTAGTGTCAGATATTGAAAAATCAAGGGCATCTTTGAAAGAAGCCGGTTTTACAACCCATGTAGCTGATGCAATATGCATAAGAGTTGAAGACAGACCGGGTGAGCTGCTGAATGTTCTTGATGCTCTTTCTGAAGCAAGGATAAACATAGATTATGTATATGTTATTGCCGGCACAAGAATAGTATTGAGTGCCCCTGAACTTGACAGAGCAGAAAAACTGCTGGTTGAAAAAGGCTTTTCTATCTGTATGGATTGA